Within the Maribacter sp. BPC-D8 genome, the region TGCATTACTTCATTAACATCGGCTGCTCTACCGTGTACTTGAAATCCCGTTGCAGGATTATTCATTTCTACAATTTGCTGTGGTAAATAGGCACCGTAAATATGTAATTTGGCTTCAGGTAATTGGGTATGAATTAGTGACCAAATAGTAGTTTTTAAGTATTTAACCGCATCTATATTAGGAGCGTGTTTTCCGCCACCAATAAATATAAAATCTTTTCTTTCTTCAAAAGTTTTCCAAATGGTTTCGGTAGTAATTTCATCGACCATAAACGGAAGTAACAACAATAGACTTTTATCTATTTTGATAACATCGTTCAATAACTCTAATTCGTAGCTAGAGATAATCAAAGACAAGTCGCACCGATAAATACTGGCAATTTCTCGCTTGGTTTTATCATCTGTTAACCAAGCATCTGTAGTAAATGGAATATCTTTTTTAAAACATTGCTCACGCACATGACGAAGCGAATGCAAATCTTCAGTATCTAAAACACGAAGCGCATCGGGACAGTTTTCCGCCACGCGCCACCCAAATTGTTCTTCGGTCAAAAAGCGATCGAACAATACCACATTAGGTTTCAACTCCGAAACAAAAACATCAAAAGAACTATCGTTCATTTTTATATCCGCCGTTTGATATCCTAAAGAAGTTACATCTGCCGAAAAATCTGACCGAGAAGCCGCAGAAGCAATAGTTATCGAATATCCCTGCTTTTGAAATACGTCTAATAACTGCATCATACGAACACCAGCAGCCGTAGAAGCAGGTTCTGGCCATACGAGAGCAATTACGAGGAGATTTTTGGAGTTATTTTTTATGTACAAAGTCCGAAGTATTAAGTACAAAGTACGGGAAATGGTTGTTGGATGGCAAGTTTTTAGTTTTGCTACGTCTTTGCGAGGAGCTTTTCGCGACGTAGCAATCTGTTCGTTGTATGTTAGGAAGTAGATTTCAGTAATCAGTTACAGTAGGCAGTCTCAGTTTTCAGTTAACATGTCAGTCTGAGCGCAGTCGAAGACCCTTGCTAGTTAGAAAGTTATTTCGTGTTCCATTCCC harbors:
- a CDS encoding glycosyltransferase, producing MYIKNNSKNLLVIALVWPEPASTAAGVRMMQLLDVFQKQGYSITIASAASRSDFSADVTSLGYQTADIKMNDSSFDVFVSELKPNVVLFDRFLTEEQFGWRVAENCPDALRVLDTEDLHSLRHVREQCFKKDIPFTTDAWLTDDKTKREIASIYRCDLSLIISSYELELLNDVIKIDKSLLLLLPFMVDEITTETIWKTFEERKDFIFIGGGKHAPNIDAVKYLKTTIWSLIHTQLPEAKLHIYGAYLPQQIVEMNNPATGFQVHGRAADVNEVMQSAKVCLAPLRFGAGIKGKLLSAMQNGTPSVTTTIGAEGMHGILDWNGGIEDDPNEFANAAVRLYTTEPEWDNAQEKGKTLVNTLYAKTSLESILLEKIDQLQKGLKSHRTKNFTGALLQHQTMTATKFMSKWIEVKNRG